One genomic segment of Macadamia integrifolia cultivar HAES 741 unplaced genomic scaffold, SCU_Mint_v3 scaffold2580, whole genome shotgun sequence includes these proteins:
- the LOC122066780 gene encoding glutamyl-tRNA(Gln) amidotransferase subunit C, chloroplastic/mitochondrial-like isoform X1, producing the protein MDSRALFAIRGVSVSPLFQLQRYHAWSCGSGARNISARSSLLPPDVQSLAETARISLTPKEVEEFAPKIRQVIDWFGQLQAVDLQSIKPALRADTEGGNFHNDVSESFENREAMLAAVPSYEEPYIKVPRVLNKE; encoded by the exons ATGGACAGCAGAGCTTTATTTGCAATTAGGGGGGTATCAGTATCCCCTCTGTTTCAGCTGCAGCGGTATCATGCTTGGTCATGTGGTTCGGGAGCTCGCAACATATCAGCTagatcttctcttcttcccccaGACGTACAAAGTTTAGCTGAGACAGCTCGCATCTCTCTGACCCCTAAGGAG GTTGAGGAATTCGCTCCCAAAATTCGGCAAGTAATTGACTG GTTTGGACAACTTCAAGCAGTTGATCTTCAAAGTATTAAGCCTGCACTTAGGGCAG ATACTGAAGGTGGAAATTTTCATAATGATGTGTCTGAATCATTTGAGAATAG GGAGGCCATGTTAGCAGCTGTTCCAAGCTACGAGGAGCCATACATCAAAGTTCCCAGGGTTTTGAACAAGGAGTGA
- the LOC122066780 gene encoding glutamyl-tRNA(Gln) amidotransferase subunit C, chloroplastic/mitochondrial-like isoform X2, which yields MDSRALFAIRGVSVSPLFQLQRYHAWSCGSGARNISARSSLLPPDVQSLAETARISLTPKEVEEFAPKIRQVIDWFGQLQAVDLQSIKPALRILKVEIFIMMCLNHLRIGRPC from the exons ATGGACAGCAGAGCTTTATTTGCAATTAGGGGGGTATCAGTATCCCCTCTGTTTCAGCTGCAGCGGTATCATGCTTGGTCATGTGGTTCGGGAGCTCGCAACATATCAGCTagatcttctcttcttcccccaGACGTACAAAGTTTAGCTGAGACAGCTCGCATCTCTCTGACCCCTAAGGAG GTTGAGGAATTCGCTCCCAAAATTCGGCAAGTAATTGACTG GTTTGGACAACTTCAAGCAGTTGATCTTCAAAGTATTAAGCCTGCACTTAGG ATACTGAAGGTGGAAATTTTCATAATGATGTGTCTGAATCATTTGAGAATAG GGAGGCCATGTTAG